The following coding sequences lie in one Candidatus Neptunochlamydia sp. REUL1 genomic window:
- a CDS encoding glycosyltransferase family 4 protein codes for MRVALVHDWLTTMGGAEKVLETLTETFPAKLFTLVQDPKKLEGTPFEEMDVKTSFIQKLPRAKSKYRSYLPLFPMAIEQFDLSDYDLVISSSHSIAKGVLTHADQLHICYCHTPMRYAWDLYQQYLREAKLKSGLKGVFAKFFLHYLRMWDAHCSSRVDTYVANSEYVARRIQKLYEKEAMVIYPPVDVDYFSLFEEKEDFYLTASRMVPYKKIDLIVEAFGEMPDKKLVVIGDGPEMDKVKAKAKGNVEVLGYQEDSVLRSYLQRAKGFVFAALEDFGILPVEAQGCGTPVIAFGKGGACETVVENETGLFFEEQSVPSLIKAIKAFEKREFDPKKIRAHSEKFRSEIFKAKFQALVAATVEGAR; via the coding sequence ATGCGAGTTGCACTGGTACATGATTGGCTTACAACTATGGGCGGCGCGGAAAAGGTTTTGGAAACCTTGACCGAAACTTTTCCTGCAAAGCTTTTTACTTTGGTTCAAGATCCAAAAAAACTTGAAGGGACACCCTTCGAAGAAATGGATGTTAAAACCTCCTTTATTCAGAAGCTTCCACGTGCAAAGAGCAAGTATCGCTCTTACCTTCCTCTTTTTCCTATGGCAATTGAGCAATTTGATCTATCGGACTATGACTTGGTTATTTCATCGTCCCATTCGATTGCGAAAGGGGTTCTCACTCACGCAGATCAACTGCATATTTGTTATTGTCATACCCCTATGCGCTATGCTTGGGACCTTTACCAACAGTACTTGAGAGAAGCAAAACTGAAGAGTGGATTAAAGGGAGTTTTTGCAAAGTTTTTTCTTCATTATCTTCGAATGTGGGACGCTCACTGTTCTTCTCGCGTGGATACATACGTTGCGAATTCGGAGTATGTCGCGAGAAGGATCCAAAAGCTTTACGAAAAAGAGGCTATGGTTATCTATCCCCCCGTAGATGTTGACTATTTTTCACTCTTTGAGGAGAAAGAAGATTTTTATCTAACAGCATCAAGAATGGTTCCCTATAAGAAGATAGACCTTATCGTAGAAGCCTTTGGGGAAATGCCTGACAAGAAACTTGTGGTGATCGGGGATGGCCCAGAAATGGATAAAGTGAAGGCAAAAGCTAAGGGAAATGTCGAGGTTTTGGGGTACCAAGAGGATTCTGTTCTCCGCTCTTATCTGCAACGCGCGAAGGGGTTTGTCTTTGCTGCACTAGAGGATTTTGGGATTCTCCCTGTTGAGGCTCAAGGCTGTGGTACTCCGGTTATTGCCTTTGGAAAAGGTGGGGCTTGTGAAACCGTGGTAGAAAACGAAACAGGACTTTTCTTTGAGGAACAATCAGTACCCTCTCTGATAAAAGCGATTAAAGCATTTGAAAAGCGAGAGTTTGACCCCAAAAAGATACGCGCGCATTCTGAGAAGTTTAGATCGGAAATCTTCAAAGCAAAATTCCAGGCCTTAGTGGCTGCAACAGTGGAAGGAGCTCGATGA
- a CDS encoding SIS domain-containing protein: MFSKRFDQLNEVISKCEFSSPGRVLSKEQALQIFHAFLLQTQEKDGTVFVIGNGGSAGIASHFAIDLLNALKIPAQTLYDSNVMTCISNDFGYEQVFSRPLDLLLRPNDLLVCISSSGNSQNILNGTAIAKSKDIPIITLSGFEPHNPLRAQGGLNFYLPIVDYGLVEMGHFFLLHTIIDSWSFKLTSNETTAQLSHAK; encoded by the coding sequence ATGTTTTCAAAACGATTTGATCAGCTTAATGAAGTTATCAGCAAGTGTGAATTTTCATCCCCTGGTAGGGTCTTGAGCAAAGAGCAAGCTCTTCAAATTTTCCACGCATTTTTACTGCAAACTCAAGAGAAGGACGGAACCGTTTTTGTGATTGGGAATGGAGGCAGCGCAGGAATCGCTTCTCACTTTGCCATTGACCTTCTAAACGCATTGAAGATCCCTGCACAAACTCTTTACGATTCTAATGTAATGACTTGCATTTCCAACGATTTTGGCTATGAGCAAGTTTTTTCTCGACCTCTCGATTTACTACTCAGACCAAACGATCTTTTAGTATGTATTAGTAGCTCTGGAAATTCACAAAACATCTTGAATGGAACAGCTATTGCCAAATCAAAAGATATTCCAATCATTACTCTCAGCGGATTCGAACCTCACAACCCATTAAGAGCGCAAGGTGGTCTCAATTTTTATCTGCCGATTGTTGACTATGGGCTTGTCGAAATGGGACATTTTTTTTTATTGCACACAATCATTGATTCGTGGAGCTTTAAACTCACCTCAAATGAAACAACAGCACAATTAAGCCATGCAAAATAA
- a CDS encoding PfkB family carbohydrate kinase has protein sequence MQNKLKTFEELEKLLEADKKEGEKIVHCHGVFDLLHPGHIRHFKEAKKQGTKLIVSITPDRFVNKGPGRPAFNEALRAETLASLNCVDYVVLNDSPDAVSCIKKIKPNIYVKGKEYADHATDVTEKIADEVRAVQAAHGSVFYTDDIVFSSSSLLNRYYESTSPELRAFLAEMKEQYTIDDLLNKVEELKKLRVLVVGDAIIDEYQFTDPMGQSGKGLHMVARCGQNERYLGGSLIIANHIAQFSDHVTLLTSLGEKCSHLPLIDNLLDPNIQKEFVTQPKHSTLIKKRYVLQDGNRLSKLFETYSTNDFLLTEAETDHVITYLGNHTQDFDLVLVCDFGNGFTNPLIIDALSALPNFLAINTQTNSGNRGFNVVTHYRRADLISLNEPELRLSAHDRYSSMEGLAADISELLQCRNICITQGVDGVFCSSEEEPTIRIPALVSNTVDRVGAGDSFFALAAMCAAKNYPISLAGFFGSIASALNVQIVGNKEPIKKIPFNKFLTRLLK, from the coding sequence ATGCAAAATAAATTAAAGACGTTTGAAGAGCTTGAAAAGCTCCTTGAGGCAGATAAAAAAGAAGGGGAGAAAATTGTCCATTGTCATGGAGTTTTTGACCTGCTTCACCCTGGACATATTCGTCACTTTAAAGAAGCCAAAAAACAGGGAACAAAACTTATTGTTTCTATCACACCTGACCGATTCGTCAATAAGGGCCCTGGTCGCCCCGCCTTTAATGAAGCGCTCCGAGCAGAGACTTTAGCATCATTGAACTGCGTTGATTATGTTGTCCTGAATGATAGCCCTGATGCAGTGAGTTGCATCAAGAAAATCAAGCCAAATATTTATGTGAAAGGGAAAGAATATGCGGACCATGCCACAGATGTAACAGAGAAGATTGCCGACGAGGTGCGCGCCGTGCAGGCTGCACATGGCTCCGTTTTCTATACGGACGACATTGTTTTTAGCTCCTCCTCTCTTCTCAACCGCTACTACGAAAGCACTTCCCCTGAGCTTCGTGCATTTCTTGCAGAAATGAAAGAACAATACACCATCGATGACCTACTTAATAAAGTGGAAGAGCTCAAAAAACTACGTGTTCTAGTTGTAGGGGACGCTATTATTGATGAATATCAATTTACCGATCCGATGGGACAATCAGGGAAAGGACTCCACATGGTTGCCCGCTGCGGCCAAAACGAACGTTACCTTGGTGGCTCACTCATTATTGCAAACCATATCGCTCAGTTTTCTGATCATGTCACTCTCCTAACCTCGCTTGGCGAGAAGTGTTCACACCTTCCTCTTATTGATAACCTCCTTGATCCAAACATTCAAAAGGAATTCGTAACACAACCCAAGCATTCAACTCTGATAAAGAAACGGTATGTTCTCCAAGATGGCAATCGTCTATCCAAGCTTTTTGAAACCTATTCGACAAATGATTTCCTTCTTACAGAAGCAGAAACAGACCATGTGATTACATATCTAGGAAACCACACTCAAGACTTTGATCTCGTTTTGGTTTGCGACTTTGGGAATGGCTTCACCAATCCTCTGATCATCGATGCCCTGTCTGCACTTCCAAACTTTTTAGCCATTAATACCCAAACAAATAGCGGGAATCGTGGATTTAACGTGGTAACCCATTACCGCCGCGCCGATCTGATATCCCTCAATGAACCAGAGCTCCGTCTTTCAGCCCACGACAGATACAGTTCGATGGAGGGCCTTGCTGCTGATATTTCTGAGTTGCTTCAGTGCCGCAATATTTGCATTACACAAGGAGTTGATGGAGTCTTCTGCTCATCTGAAGAAGAGCCTACTATTAGAATCCCTGCCCTTGTTTCGAATACTGTCGATCGAGTCGGAGCTGGTGATAGCTTCTTCGCTTTGGCTGCTATGTGCGCTGCAAAGAACTACCCCATATCACTTGCCGGATTTTTTGGCTCGATTGCCTCCGCTCTTAACGTGCAAATCGTTGGTAACAAAGAACCGATCAAAAAAATCCCCTTTAACAAATTCCTGACGAGGTTACTCAAGTGA
- a CDS encoding NAD-dependent epimerase/dehydratase family protein — MHVFIPGGAGYVGSLLVPALLDAGYEVTVYDLFLYGKEVFDDIKDHPKLKLIKGDIRNLKEMEAALNGRCTLVIHLACISNDPSFELNPDLGKSINLDPFEPFVQVAKRKGVKRFIYASSSSVYGVKDVPNVTEDMELKPLTDYSKFKAACEKILLKYQDKNFTCCVLRPATVCGYAPRQRLDVVVNILTNLAFNTGRIKVMGGDQLRPNIHVRDMVRAYLHVLEAPAEKIQGEIFNVGYHNYSVQELGDIVQSTVGRKKDIDLEKIPTDDNRSYHVSSQKIADKLGFTPNYTIQDAVDSLVEAFEDGKLPNSLDDKRYFNIKTMKAINLQ; from the coding sequence ATGCATGTATTTATTCCAGGTGGAGCAGGCTACGTTGGATCGCTCCTTGTTCCAGCATTATTGGATGCTGGTTATGAAGTGACTGTTTATGACCTTTTCCTTTATGGGAAAGAAGTCTTCGATGACATCAAAGATCACCCCAAACTTAAACTTATAAAGGGCGATATTCGCAATCTTAAAGAAATGGAAGCTGCCTTAAATGGCAGATGTACCCTTGTCATCCACCTTGCCTGCATTTCAAATGACCCTAGTTTTGAACTCAATCCGGACCTTGGAAAGTCGATCAATCTTGATCCTTTCGAACCATTTGTTCAGGTGGCAAAAAGAAAAGGAGTAAAACGATTCATCTATGCCTCATCATCCTCAGTTTATGGCGTTAAAGATGTTCCTAATGTCACCGAAGACATGGAACTCAAGCCTCTAACCGATTACTCGAAATTTAAGGCAGCCTGCGAAAAAATCCTCCTGAAGTATCAAGATAAAAACTTTACATGTTGTGTGCTCAGGCCTGCTACTGTCTGCGGGTATGCTCCCCGCCAGCGCCTTGATGTTGTGGTCAATATTTTAACAAACCTGGCTTTTAATACTGGAAGGATCAAGGTTATGGGAGGAGATCAACTGCGTCCCAATATCCATGTACGCGATATGGTCCGTGCTTATTTGCATGTTTTGGAAGCGCCAGCAGAAAAAATCCAGGGAGAAATCTTCAACGTAGGATACCACAATTATTCGGTACAAGAACTTGGGGACATCGTTCAATCCACCGTCGGAAGAAAAAAGGACATTGATCTTGAGAAAATCCCAACCGATGATAACCGTTCTTACCATGTGTCTTCTCAAAAGATCGCCGATAAGCTTGGCTTTACACCAAACTATACCATCCAAGATGCCGTTGACAGTCTAGTTGAGGCCTTTGAAGACGGGAAACTGCCTAACTCTCTAGATGATAAGCGATACTTTAATATCAAAACAATGAAGGCGATCAATCTCCAATGA
- a CDS encoding SDR family oxidoreductase, translating into MKALVTGGAGFIGSHLTQLLLENGHEVVVLDNLRSGRLTNFDEFKDNPNLRFVEADIRSIDEIRPYFEGVEWVFHMAALADVVPSIESPRDYFEVNVDGTFNVLECSKEAGVKRFLYTASSSCYGIPKNYPTSEDEPIQPQYPYALTKFLGEELVMHWEQVYKMPCLSLRLFNVYGPRARTTGTYGAVFGVFLTQKLNNKPMTVVGDGSQTRDFTFVKDVARAFLAAAESSVSGEIFNVGSGSHYSVNRIVELLSGDSVNIPKRPGEPDCTFADTTKIEKMLHFKAKTPFEEGVKQLLEKVEDFREAPLWDPDSIEDATKTWFQYLS; encoded by the coding sequence ATGAAAGCACTTGTAACGGGTGGCGCTGGGTTTATTGGTAGCCATCTTACACAACTTCTACTCGAAAATGGCCATGAGGTCGTCGTATTAGATAACCTCCGCTCTGGGAGACTCACAAACTTTGATGAGTTTAAGGATAACCCGAACCTCAGGTTTGTTGAGGCAGATATCCGCTCAATAGATGAGATCCGCCCTTATTTTGAAGGGGTCGAATGGGTATTTCACATGGCAGCTTTGGCTGATGTCGTCCCTTCGATTGAGTCTCCACGTGATTATTTCGAAGTGAATGTGGATGGAACTTTTAATGTTCTTGAATGCTCAAAAGAAGCGGGCGTGAAACGGTTTCTCTATACCGCTTCTTCTTCATGTTATGGCATTCCAAAAAATTATCCCACTTCAGAAGATGAGCCTATTCAACCTCAGTACCCTTACGCACTCACTAAGTTTTTGGGTGAGGAACTCGTTATGCATTGGGAGCAGGTTTATAAAATGCCTTGTCTTTCACTGCGTCTCTTCAACGTCTATGGTCCCCGCGCTAGAACCACGGGAACCTATGGAGCCGTTTTTGGAGTTTTTCTCACACAAAAACTCAACAACAAACCCATGACTGTCGTGGGCGATGGATCGCAAACGCGCGATTTCACCTTTGTTAAGGATGTTGCACGTGCGTTTCTTGCTGCTGCTGAGTCATCTGTCAGTGGAGAAATCTTTAACGTTGGTAGTGGAAGCCATTATTCAGTGAACCGTATTGTGGAACTCCTCTCTGGAGATTCCGTCAATATACCAAAGCGTCCTGGAGAGCCTGACTGCACTTTTGCCGATACGACAAAAATAGAAAAGATGCTTCACTTCAAAGCTAAGACACCGTTTGAAGAGGGAGTAAAACAGCTTCTCGAAAAAGTCGAAGATTTCCGTGAGGCCCCTTTATGGGACCCAGATAGCATTGAAGATGCAACAAAAACCTGGTTTCAATACCTCTCGTAA
- a CDS encoding mannose-1-phosphate guanylyltransferase has protein sequence MKGLILAGGSGTRLWPLSREDYPKQFLSLGEEDSFLEQTVSRLSNHDLLVIANQKHRALVEEQVKKPILIEPSARSTAPAIALGLKHWIDCCGATSEDVCVVTPSDLYFENEEDFMRLLPSAEEGARRSAIVTFGVVPTHPETGYGYIKTRGGKGVLPVEKFVEKPSFETAVCLIEKGNYYWNTGIFVFQIGHLLEEFEKHAPEISAWMKTPYDSCMETFSSLPKISFDHAIMEKTEDILMIPYPSVWSDLGTWKRLDATLPKDEKGNYFSGAVEAIETENCLVFGEGIVTFGVKDLVVVKHQGKVVVCSKKDLHRLSNLKT, from the coding sequence ATGAAAGGACTGATTCTTGCAGGAGGAAGTGGCACCCGTTTATGGCCCTTGTCGCGAGAAGACTATCCTAAACAATTTTTATCTTTAGGTGAAGAAGACTCATTTTTAGAACAAACCGTTTCCCGATTGTCCAATCACGATTTATTGGTAATAGCCAATCAAAAGCACCGCGCTCTTGTTGAGGAGCAAGTAAAAAAACCGATTCTCATTGAGCCTTCAGCTAGAAGTACTGCTCCAGCCATTGCCTTAGGGTTGAAACATTGGATCGACTGCTGTGGAGCAACTTCTGAAGATGTCTGTGTGGTGACTCCCTCGGACCTTTATTTTGAGAATGAGGAAGATTTCATGAGACTCCTTCCAAGTGCTGAAGAAGGAGCGCGCCGATCTGCTATTGTTACTTTCGGTGTTGTTCCAACCCATCCTGAAACTGGGTACGGCTATATCAAAACGCGAGGTGGAAAAGGAGTTCTTCCTGTTGAAAAGTTTGTAGAAAAACCTAGTTTTGAAACAGCGGTATGCCTGATTGAGAAAGGCAATTATTATTGGAATACAGGAATTTTCGTCTTTCAGATTGGGCATCTTTTAGAAGAATTTGAAAAGCATGCTCCTGAAATTTCAGCGTGGATGAAGACCCCATACGACTCTTGTATGGAAACGTTTTCTTCGCTTCCAAAAATTTCTTTTGACCATGCGATTATGGAAAAAACGGAGGATATTCTTATGATCCCCTATCCTTCAGTGTGGTCAGACCTAGGAACTTGGAAACGATTGGATGCAACCCTTCCAAAGGACGAAAAAGGGAATTATTTTTCTGGTGCTGTTGAAGCAATCGAAACTGAAAATTGCTTGGTCTTTGGAGAGGGTATTGTCACTTTTGGAGTAAAGGATCTCGTCGTGGTAAAACACCAGGGGAAGGTGGTTGTTTGTTCGAAGAAAGATCTTCACCGTCTGTCCAATTTGAAAACATAG